GAAGGGCGTATCGAGAAATTCTGGGATAATGAGTATGACTATGAGCCTGTACTTAACCTGAACTACTTCAACACAGGTCAGATAGGTTATCCTTTCTCTTACTACATTGATATGGGTAGAGAGATCAAAGCAAGCCGCTTCAAAATCTGGCAGCGTAATGCATGGGGCATGCTTTACACCGGTGAGAATGTTGAGATCTTCGAGATCTGGGTAAGTAACGACCAGGACGCTTCTGATGGTATTCTTGATGATTGGGAATATGTTGGCAGATATCGTATAGTGAAACCGGCTTCTGTTATTGAAGCAAATAATGAGGCAAGAGCAGGACATGAATTTATGTTCTATCCTGACAACCCACGTTTCACTAAGAACTTCCGTTATCTCCGCTTTAAAGCAATCAAGCAGTTTGGCAACGGTAACTCAGGATGTATGTCAGAGATTACCCTGTTCGGAACTGAAGCTGACGGCTCAATTATTGAGGATGATAAAGTGCTTACAGGACCAATCCCCGGATGGGAGTAACATTATAAAAATATGATAAATATGAAACTAAGATATATACTTACCCTATTATTGATTTCCATGATTGGCTTTTATGCCTGTGAAAGCATGGATGATAATTACAAGCAATATCTCGGAGAATACAACTACTCCGGAAAGATTGACAGTCTGAGAGTGTACCCGGGCTACGAGAGAGTAATTCTTGCCTGGGACAATCCAAGAGATCAGAAGAGTAAAAAGATTAAAATTATTTACGGAGCTGATCAGACAGAGATAGTTTATGATCAGCTGGTTGACTCGGTATCGATTGATGGACTTGCAGCAGGTACCGGTTATGAGTTTACTGTTTATACAATGGATAATAATGGCAACTTATCGGTTCCAACATCAGTAACTGCATTCCCTATATCGGCAGAGTTTGTTGAGTCGCTTACACCTCCAACCATTGTTGTTGAGTCTAAAAACAATGAGCAGGTTCTCTCTTTTATCGGTTTATCGAATATTATGATGAGATTCTCAGGTAAAATCAACTATGCGGTTGAAGGACCAAACGGTTTTGATGCAGAAGGTGTAATTGATATCACAGATCAGGTAATTAAAACAAACCCATCTACAGGTTCTGTTGAGTACGTTACCTTCAACGATCTTTCAATTCCTGTTGCTGACCTGGGATTGCCTGTTGAGTTCCTGCCTCCTGGACCTTACAAGTTTACATACGAAACCACCGTATGGCCAATCATGAGTAATCTTGTTTCAATTGACGAGATAACACTTGGCAGAGAGGCTAACATTGAGGTGCAGCCTGTTATTATCAACATAACTGCTCTTGGTGGTGAGGTATCTGACCAGTTTAACACCGGTGGAGGTGAAGGTATTGCCATGTTGGTTGACGGAAATATTAAATCCAAATATCTGACTGGTAACAGCAGAACTCCATGGATGATGTTCAGGACTAATGAACCGGCAATTGTGACACGCTACGAGATGACTTCAGGTAATGATGCTCCTGAGCGTGACCCGAAATCATGGAGACTAGAGGCTTCTAATGATGGTGAAAACTGGGTAGTTCTTGACGAACGCAGGAACATAACATTCCCTGGAAGAGAAAGTACTCAGAGGTTTGAAGTTGAAAACGATGAGTTATATCAGTACTACAAGCTGCAGATTACTGAGAACAATGGTAGCAACCTGTTCCAGCTGTCAGAGTGGACGTTGTTTGGACCGAAGCTCAAGTAGATTGATTTAATGATACCATTCTTATAAAAAAATCAGGGATAGCAATTAAGTTATCCCTGATTTATTTTTATATGATAATACTGTTAGCTTTTTAGGAACTCCTGATACTCATCCCAAAGCTCATCGATTGAATAGTTGTCTCCAAGAACATGCTTGATAGCTCCGTCGAAGCTCCATGGAACAACCTCAAGAGCTGATCTGTTGAACTTCTTAAGGAAATCGCTGTCCTTGGTTTTCAGCCACTGAAGGAAGAATCCTGTTGTCTGGTATCCATCCAGCCAGTGACCTCCCGGCTTTCTGTTTGTTTCGGGGAAATAACCATTATCGGCACGAACAGCATCTGCCATTCCTTCTATAAATGCAAAAAACACCTTGTTTGTACCATAAGATCCTATACCCTGTGGCTCCAGCTGATAACCATGCACAAGCTCGTGAAACAAAACACCTTCTGTTTCGTACAACACCTTGTCGTCACCACCATTCTCAGCAGATTGTTCCACCCAGCGACTACTATAGAATATGCTTATCTCAGGCACACTGCCGCCTTTTGCAGAGATTCCTCTCTTATCTTCGAATGAGTAATTGATCTTTTTAACAGATGGGATGCTGTCCGCATCGCTCCAATAGAGTGTCTTTACCACGCCCAGACTGCTCTCCTGAATAAGAGCCACGGGGTCCGGTACAATTCTGTTGTATATCTCCCATCCTTTTGTACCCTCGGCCTTGTTTATAAAGTTAACCTCGGGGTAATTGAAATTTTTAAACGCATTATCCTTGTTATCGGATACATTTTTTCCTGATCCACAGGAAACCAAGAGTGCAGCAACTGCAATAAATAGTAGTCTCATTTTTTTAATTGATTCAAATAAAATTAATAATAGTATAATTTAGATTTAGTATTGTTCCACAAATATTTAAATTTTATCTTACCATTAAGATTGTTCCACAAACAACAGGTTCAACCCTAATCCCTAATTCCACCAGTATGTAAGCTTCAGAACAAGCGCCCTGTTGCGAACATCGCGTGTATCGGCGAAATAGTTGTCGGTATATACTATGAAAAGATCCGACACAGGCTTGTAGCGCCACTGCAGTCTGATATTAACGTTGGTGTTGTTGACCTGCTCGTTGTACTGAACAAATGTGGTTAGATAAACCTTTGGCGAGAAGGTGATATCGAGCTTGGGACCAACCAGCCAGAACTGCTGATTTGTAAATGGCTGAGGAAGCCTTAGATTAGTATAAACAGTGTTTAAAGAGAAATTGATATAGGGCTGATATCTGTATGCAATGTTGGTCTCAATCATATCGCCATGTCCATTGAAGAATTCACCTTTTGAATATTGCAGTGTTCCGTTAAGAGGGCGGCGGGGACTGGTTTCTATCCTGCCAAACCATAAAAGGAAATCATATTCACTGCCGGCAGGGAGGTATACATCACTCACATGCGTTGGATCAAAATCCTCCATCAGCTTAACATAGTTATCAGAAATACCTGTTGTTACCGTTGTATTTCCATCGAAATTCACAAAATAACCTGCCTCATACACATGATCAAGCTTCTCATATTCATGTGAATAGTATGCCTCCATATCGATAAAGGGACCATGAGCCACTACAAGCTTATTTGGCACGAAAGTATATTGCGCTTCAGGATTGAACAAGATATAGTTGTTTCGTCTTACATAACCTGTTTCCGCAAGGAAATTCTTACCCACAGCCGCTTGTCTGAGCTCTAGCTTAATATTCCTCTTGTTATAGTTGATATATGCACCCTGGGCATACTGTTTATCAGGATTACCCGGTCTGAAAGATCGATGATAGAAGAACTTACCGGTCCACACATTATTATTGCTTGCCATATTGTAATCCAGAGCAGCAACGCGGTTGAACTGATCACTGCCGGAGTACTCCTTATTAACAAACATAAAGCTGATGTTTGAGCGAGAGAATATCTTCTGCTGCATTGAGAGGACAGAATAATTACGGGTAGGCATCATGCTGGTCTGATCGGTAACCATATGCATGAAGCCCAACCTGAAATCATTCCCAATCTTGCCTGTAAACCTGGCACCACCAAGAACAGGCGCATCCAGACCGATCCTTCTGGAGAAGAAAGGTGTAATATCATACTGACCATATTCTGAAAACAGGTCCTGATTCTCAAGGAAGAACTGGCGCTTTTCGGGGAAGAAGAGCTCGAAACGATCAAGATTCATCTGCTGCTGATCCACCTCCACCTGTGCAAAATCGGGATTATAAGTAAGATCCAGATTAGTTGAAGTAGTGAACCCTATCTTGGCATCAAAACCAAAGCTTTTACGGTAACCCGCCTCTTCATTAGCCTCAAAATCACGGTGATATCCACCCAGAACATAGGGAATAAGAGAGAAGTTGAGTCGAGGCTCAGGCAAAGGCTCATCAAAGATAAGTACCCCCGTATATGCTGGAGAAGCGTGGGGGAACTGACGGGGAACGGGGGCCCAGGCCGACTTCTGATTGGTTTTGAGGTCGAGGCGACCAAAATTCACATACCACACCTTGCTGTCTTTGGGATATCGGAGTGATCTGAACGGAACCTTTATTTCGGTGATCCATTTATCGGGATAATTCTTAACCTCCACCTCAATTTTGCTGTCCCAGTTAAGGTTTGTCTGCGATCCGGTTACAATACCATCCCAGATAGCACCCGAGGGAGAGCTACCAAAAGTGTAGGCATTGGTCTGATCCCTGAAGGTATCAAATACCGTTAGTAAGTTATCATTATAATTAAATCTGTAATCTCTTCTGAACGACTCCATGATCCTTTTACCCGGTATAGTGTCATAGAAGATTGTTGCAATATAGAGAGCCTTATCATCGTAGGTTATCATCCCTGTCGACTTCTGATATGGGTAGCCACTGTCAACCGGAGTTACCAGCCTGAAGTTTTCCATCTGATTGGCATTCAGCCAGTCCTCCTCATCAAGAACACCATCCAGAGTGATCTCACCTTTCATTTTTTTAGCAACGTAGACAAAATTTTTGTTTTGAATGTTAATTCCTACAGTGTCGGCAAGTACTATTTGTACTGACTCCTCACCATTTTCGTTACTTCGGGTGTCTTGGGCGTAAACAGATCCCCACGATATCAAGCTAATTGATAAAGCGATAATTAGATTTTTCAAAGATTTCATGCTGATAATAAGTATAAGCCTCAAAATTAGAAAAATAATTGAATTATAACAATTATTAGGGCATACAATAGTTGGAGTAAAAGGAGAGGGTGTAATTGATGGCATCTATAATAAACATAAAAATAGTATTAAACTAATCTGACTTTATCTCGTTAATAGAGACAAAATAAACAGAAAGACTAATGTCGTACCAAGAGACTAAAGTCAACATAAAAGCAACAACTATAGTTGGAATTGACAAAAGTCAGCACAAGATAATAGTCAGTAATAAAACAGAAAATTAAATTATGAACAACGATAAATATGTTATTCCGGCTCAAACACGCATTGGGCATGTACATCTTAAAGTATCCGACCTCGATAGGGCTATTGAATTTTATAGCGGACTCCTTGGATTTGAGGTCACAATGAATTATGGTAGTCAGGCCGCTTTCTTATCAGCCGGAGGTTACCACCACCATATAGGTCTCAACACTTGGCAAAGCAAGGGAGGCGCGCCTGCACCTGCAAATTCGGCAGGACTCTATCACGTGGCAATTCTGTTTCCGGAGAGAAAAGATCTGGCGATGATCTTCAAGCGACTCTTAGAGGCTGATTATCCACTTACTGGTGCAAGTGATCATGGTGTATCAGAAGCGATATATCTTAATGATCCTGATGGCAACGGAATTGAACTCTATTGGGATAAGCCAAGAGATCAGTGGCCTTCAACTCCCGAGGGAGGTATTGATATGTACACAGAAGCACTCGACTGGCGAGACCTTTTGAAAGAGCTTGATTAATTCAACTCAGAGAATAGTCTCCGATGCCCCCATCAGCCATGCAACGTGCAAATCATGTCCGCAAACATGAGATACACCCTCAATTTTGCTTGCATAGGGCAGACCGGTAGCCTCTGTCACTGGGAGCGCATCCATATCGGCACGCAGCATAACAACAGGACCATCGCCGTTCCTCAGCAAGCCATAATTTAGTTTTTTTATATTAAACAACTAACTATATGAATTACTCCCCCCAAACCACTCTTTTTATGTAATCAGTATAAGATATTATAATTCTCACCACCTTATCACTCACATTAGGCATGCTGTAGTCGGCAACAGGACGGAAGAACACATTATTAGGCTGACCAATCGGGAAGCGGTCACGCGCACCCACATTCTGATACTTCAGCTGCGTAATACCTTGTAAAACACGTTCAGGATTAAGTCCCACCATCATAACCGACGCCTCCTCCATTGCTTCCGGACGCTCGTGAGCCTCACGAATATTAAGCGCGCGGAAGTTAAGAATAGACGACTCCTCCGAAATTGTACCACTATCAGACAACACAGCATAAGCATTCATCTGCAACTTATTGTAGTCGCTCAATCCCATCGGCTTCATCAATCTCACATTCTCATGAAACGTTACCCCCTTCTTCTCAATCATATTCCTTGTGCGAGGATGAGTAGAGACAATCACCGGGAAATCATATTTTTCTGCAATAGTATTAAGAATCTCAACAAGATTAAAGAAGTTTTTCTCAGAAGAGATATTCTCCTCACGATGAGCAGAAACAACAAAAAACTTATCCTTTTCGAGACCTAAAGTCTCCAGTATATTTGAAGCATTAATCTTTGGAAGATAATTCATCAGCACCTCATACATCGGACTACCCGTCTTTATCACCCTGTCGGGCCTCAACCCCTCAGCCAGCAGATACTCACGGGCAATATCACTGTAAGTAAGATTGATATCAGCAGTATGGTCCACAATCCTGCGGTTGCTCTCCTCCGGCACACGCTGGTCGAAACAACGATTACCCGCCTCCATATGGAATATTGGTATATGACGTTTTTTCGCTGCAATAGCACAAAGACATGAGTTTGTATCACCCAGCACAAGAAAAGCATCAGGCTGCTCCTTCTCAAGCACAGGATCAATATTTATAAGTATCTGCCCTGCAGTCTCAGTAGCATTTTTACCGGCAGCATTCAGGAAATAGTCGGGCTTACGCAAACCCAGATCCTCGAAGAACACCTCGTTAAGTTCAAAGTCGTAATTCTGACCGGTATGTACCAGAACATGCTCTATTGCTTCTGATGTATCAAGTTTCTGCAGCACACAGCTGAGCCTGATTATTTCAGGACGTGTGCCTACAACTGTCAATACTTTTAATTTTTTCACTTTAGGAATATATTTAGTTTCTGATTATTTCATAATTCTATTAAATGTTCACCTGCTATTTCTGAGGCAGTTTCA
This portion of the Lascolabacillus massiliensis genome encodes:
- a CDS encoding DUF4998 domain-containing protein → MKLRYILTLLLISMIGFYACESMDDNYKQYLGEYNYSGKIDSLRVYPGYERVILAWDNPRDQKSKKIKIIYGADQTEIVYDQLVDSVSIDGLAAGTGYEFTVYTMDNNGNLSVPTSVTAFPISAEFVESLTPPTIVVESKNNEQVLSFIGLSNIMMRFSGKINYAVEGPNGFDAEGVIDITDQVIKTNPSTGSVEYVTFNDLSIPVADLGLPVEFLPPGPYKFTYETTVWPIMSNLVSIDEITLGREANIEVQPVIINITALGGEVSDQFNTGGGEGIAMLVDGNIKSKYLTGNSRTPWMMFRTNEPAIVTRYEMTSGNDAPERDPKSWRLEASNDGENWVVLDERRNITFPGRESTQRFEVENDELYQYYKLQITENNGSNLFQLSEWTLFGPKLK
- a CDS encoding basic secretory protein-like protein, producing MKKMRLLFIAVAALLVSCGSGKNVSDNKDNAFKNFNYPEVNFINKAEGTKGWEIYNRIVPDPVALIQESSLGVVKTLYWSDADSIPSVKKINYSFEDKRGISAKGGSVPEISIFYSSRWVEQSAENGGDDKVLYETEGVLFHELVHGYQLEPQGIGSYGTNKVFFAFIEGMADAVRADNGYFPETNRKPGGHWLDGYQTTGFFLQWLKTKDSDFLKKFNRSALEVVPWSFDGAIKHVLGDNYSIDELWDEYQEFLKS
- a CDS encoding DUF5916 domain-containing protein; amino-acid sequence: MKSLKNLIIALSISLISWGSVYAQDTRSNENGEESVQIVLADTVGINIQNKNFVYVAKKMKGEITLDGVLDEEDWLNANQMENFRLVTPVDSGYPYQKSTGMITYDDKALYIATIFYDTIPGKRIMESFRRDYRFNYNDNLLTVFDTFRDQTNAYTFGSSPSGAIWDGIVTGSQTNLNWDSKIEVEVKNYPDKWITEIKVPFRSLRYPKDSKVWYVNFGRLDLKTNQKSAWAPVPRQFPHASPAYTGVLIFDEPLPEPRLNFSLIPYVLGGYHRDFEANEEAGYRKSFGFDAKIGFTTSTNLDLTYNPDFAQVEVDQQQMNLDRFELFFPEKRQFFLENQDLFSEYGQYDITPFFSRRIGLDAPVLGGARFTGKIGNDFRLGFMHMVTDQTSMMPTRNYSVLSMQQKIFSRSNISFMFVNKEYSGSDQFNRVAALDYNMASNNNVWTGKFFYHRSFRPGNPDKQYAQGAYINYNKRNIKLELRQAAVGKNFLAETGYVRRNNYILFNPEAQYTFVPNKLVVAHGPFIDMEAYYSHEYEKLDHVYEAGYFVNFDGNTTVTTGISDNYVKLMEDFDPTHVSDVYLPAGSEYDFLLWFGRIETSPRRPLNGTLQYSKGEFFNGHGDMIETNIAYRYQPYINFSLNTVYTNLRLPQPFTNQQFWLVGPKLDITFSPKVYLTTFVQYNEQVNNTNVNIRLQWRYKPVSDLFIVYTDNYFADTRDVRNRALVLKLTYWWN
- a CDS encoding VOC family protein; the protein is MNNDKYVIPAQTRIGHVHLKVSDLDRAIEFYSGLLGFEVTMNYGSQAAFLSAGGYHHHIGLNTWQSKGGAPAPANSAGLYHVAILFPERKDLAMIFKRLLEADYPLTGASDHGVSEAIYLNDPDGNGIELYWDKPRDQWPSTPEGGIDMYTEALDWRDLLKELD
- a CDS encoding M20/M25/M40 family metallo-hydrolase; its protein translation is MLRNGDGPVVMLRADMDALPVTEATGLPYASKIEGVSHVCGHDLHVAWLMGASETIL
- the wecB gene encoding non-hydrolyzing UDP-N-acetylglucosamine 2-epimerase yields the protein MKKLKVLTVVGTRPEIIRLSCVLQKLDTSEAIEHVLVHTGQNYDFELNEVFFEDLGLRKPDYFLNAAGKNATETAGQILINIDPVLEKEQPDAFLVLGDTNSCLCAIAAKKRHIPIFHMEAGNRCFDQRVPEESNRRIVDHTADINLTYSDIAREYLLAEGLRPDRVIKTGSPMYEVLMNYLPKINASNILETLGLEKDKFFVVSAHREENISSEKNFFNLVEILNTIAEKYDFPVIVSTHPRTRNMIEKKGVTFHENVRLMKPMGLSDYNKLQMNAYAVLSDSGTISEESSILNFRALNIREAHERPEAMEEASVMMVGLNPERVLQGITQLKYQNVGARDRFPIGQPNNVFFRPVADYSMPNVSDKVVRIIISYTDYIKRVVWGE